One Syntrophales bacterium DNA segment encodes these proteins:
- the fusA gene encoding elongation factor G, translating to MTTDIEKVRNIGISAHIDSGKTTLTERILYYTKRIRAMHDVKGKDGVGATMDSMELEKERGITIASAATFCQWKGHEINIIDTPGHVDFTIEVERSLRVLDGAILVLCSVGGVQSQSITVDQQMKRYHVPCIAFINKCDRSGADPFRVISQLQTKLGHNAVAMQIPIGLEIDFEGVVDLLTMKALYFDGEHGEDVRVEEIPPELMETARKKREEMLDAVSLFSDELTEALLEGGLVSEDIILEAVRRGTLARQLTPVFMGSAYKNRGVQPLLEAVNRYLPCPSDVDNQALDMDHEEAPVSLSCDSEKPTVAFAFKLEDGPYGQLTYIRVYQGSAARGTTVVNARSGKKVKIGRVVRMHADQMEDIEAVNAGYIGALFGIDCSSGDTFITPGVNYTMTSMYVPEPVISLAIVPKDNKSQTNLSKALGRFTREDPTFRTHVDQETSETIIEGMGELHLEIYVERMRREYGCEVTTGHPRVAYREAITQRADFNYTHRKQTGGSGQYGRIAGYLEPLSEGDFEFVNDVTGGSIPTQFIPAVEKGFRLCLAKGPKMEFPVTGIRVVINDGASHAVDSSDMAFQAAARGAFREAYGRAKPIILEPIMKVVVETPTEFQGAVMGLLNQRRGMIIGAQDEGPQCVVEAQVPLAEMFGYSTVLRSATQGKAQFTMEFAAYRQVPVSVAEKIAEEVAQRKRSAA from the coding sequence ATGACTACGGACATCGAAAAAGTAAGAAACATCGGCATCAGCGCCCACATCGACTCGGGCAAGACCACGCTGACGGAGCGGATCCTGTATTATACAAAGCGCATCCGCGCCATGCATGACGTAAAGGGAAAAGACGGCGTGGGGGCCACCATGGATTCCATGGAGCTGGAGAAGGAGCGGGGGATCACCATCGCTTCCGCGGCCACGTTCTGCCAGTGGAAGGGACACGAAATCAACATCATCGACACGCCCGGCCACGTGGACTTCACCATCGAGGTCGAGCGCTCGCTCCGCGTGCTGGACGGCGCGATCCTTGTTCTCTGTTCCGTCGGCGGTGTCCAGTCCCAGTCCATCACCGTGGACCAGCAGATGAAACGCTATCACGTGCCCTGTATTGCCTTTATCAACAAATGCGACCGGAGCGGTGCCGATCCATTCCGGGTCATCTCGCAGCTGCAGACGAAACTGGGGCACAATGCCGTGGCGATGCAGATTCCCATTGGCCTGGAGATCGATTTTGAGGGTGTGGTGGACCTGCTGACCATGAAGGCGCTGTATTTCGACGGCGAGCACGGGGAAGATGTGCGGGTCGAGGAAATCCCCCCGGAGCTTATGGAAACGGCCCGGAAGAAGCGGGAAGAGATGCTCGACGCGGTCTCGCTTTTTTCGGATGAGTTGACGGAAGCCCTTTTGGAAGGCGGCCTGGTATCGGAAGACATCATCCTGGAGGCTGTGCGCCGCGGCACCCTGGCCCGCCAGTTGACGCCCGTTTTCATGGGTTCGGCCTACAAGAACCGGGGTGTCCAGCCGCTGCTCGAAGCCGTGAACCGCTATCTGCCGTGCCCGTCCGATGTCGATAATCAGGCGCTGGACATGGATCATGAGGAAGCGCCGGTCAGCCTGTCCTGCGATTCGGAAAAGCCAACGGTCGCCTTCGCCTTCAAGCTTGAGGACGGGCCCTACGGGCAGTTGACCTACATCCGCGTCTATCAGGGAAGCGCTGCCCGCGGCACTACCGTAGTCAACGCCCGGAGCGGAAAGAAGGTCAAGATCGGCCGGGTGGTCCGCATGCACGCCGACCAGATGGAGGACATTGAGGCCGTGAACGCCGGGTACATCGGCGCCCTCTTCGGCATCGACTGCTCCTCCGGTGATACCTTCATCACACCCGGCGTGAATTACACCATGACGTCCATGTACGTTCCTGAACCGGTGATCTCCCTGGCCATCGTCCCGAAGGACAACAAGTCCCAGACCAACCTGTCCAAGGCCCTGGGACGCTTCACACGTGAGGATCCGACCTTCCGGACCCACGTGGACCAGGAGACCAGTGAGACAATCATCGAGGGGATGGGCGAGCTCCATCTGGAGATTTACGTCGAACGGATGCGCAGGGAATACGGCTGCGAGGTGACCACGGGCCATCCGAGGGTCGCTTACCGCGAGGCTATCACGCAGAGGGCGGACTTTAACTATACGCACCGTAAGCAGACGGGCGGCTCGGGCCAGTACGGGCGGATCGCCGGCTACCTGGAGCCGCTTTCGGAAGGCGACTTCGAATTTGTCAACGACGTGACCGGCGGATCCATTCCCACCCAGTTCATCCCTGCCGTGGAGAAGGGATTCCGGCTCTGCCTGGCCAAGGGGCCGAAAATGGAGTTTCCCGTGACGGGAATCCGGGTCGTGATCAACGACGGGGCCTCCCATGCTGTGGACTCGTCCGACATGGCCTTCCAGGCGGCGGCCCGGGGGGCATTCCGGGAGGCATACGGGAGAGCGAAGCCGATTATCCTGGAGCCGATCATGAAGGTTGTCGTCGAGACGCCGACGGAGTTCCAGGGGGCCGTCATGGGGCTGCTGAATCAGCGGCGCGGCATGATCATCGGCGCCCAGGACGAAGGGCCCCAGTGCGTCGTAGAGGCCCAGGTGCCCCTGGCGGAGATGTTCGGGTATTCGACGGTGCTCCGGTCTGCCACGCAGGGAAAGGCCCAGTTTACCATGGAATTCGCCGCCTACAGGCAGGTTCCCGTATCCGTGGCGGAGAAGATCGCGGAAGAGGTGGCCCAGCGCAAAAGGAGCGCCGCCTGA
- a CDS encoding HAD family hydrolase has protein sequence MESDLDPRDILRGTDAAVFDFDGTLAVLNIDFPAMRGAVRKLAADAGIPPEVLDGLFVLETIEAGRAWLTGKSPDHALSFQREAMSLVTAIEIQAARYGSLIAGVRELLEGMKKREIRRAIITRNCGAAVTLIFPDIADCCDVFLPRDGTERVKPDPGHVLESLSRMGIAPARAVVVGDHPMDIRTGREAGTRTVGVLTGSGKREELLRAGANVIVPSAPDLLQLL, from the coding sequence ATGGAAAGCGATCTGGACCCAAGGGATATCCTGAGAGGAACCGATGCAGCGGTCTTCGACTTCGACGGTACCCTGGCCGTCCTGAACATCGACTTCCCAGCCATGCGGGGGGCTGTCAGAAAGCTCGCCGCGGATGCCGGTATTCCCCCGGAGGTTCTGGACGGCCTTTTCGTTCTGGAGACCATCGAAGCGGGTCGGGCATGGCTGACGGGCAAATCCCCGGACCATGCCTTGTCGTTCCAGCGGGAGGCGATGAGCCTCGTCACTGCTATCGAAATCCAGGCCGCCCGGTATGGTTCGCTCATTGCCGGTGTCCGGGAACTGCTCGAGGGCATGAAGAAGCGGGAGATCCGACGTGCGATCATCACTCGGAACTGCGGGGCCGCCGTCACCCTGATTTTTCCGGATATTGCCGATTGCTGTGATGTATTCCTGCCCCGGGATGGAACCGAACGCGTCAAGCCCGATCCGGGGCATGTTCTGGAGTCGCTTTCAAGAATGGGCATCGCACCCGCCCGCGCCGTTGTGGTAGGGGACCACCCCATGGACATCCGGACTGGCCGCGAGGCCGGCACCCGGACCGTCGGGGTTCTGACGGGCTCAGGCAAACGGGAGGAACTGCTCCGGGCCGGTGCCAATGTCATTGTTCCTTCGGCCCCGGATCTCCTGCAACTCCTGTAA
- a CDS encoding NUDIX hydrolase, which produces MAAKTAKTCPSCGHVEECWRNPVPTVDIIIELEEGIVLIRRKNPPPGWALPGGFVDYGESLEEAAVREAREETGLQVTLLRQLHTYSRPDRDPRQHTITTVYVGRASGKPAAGDDAGEIGVFTRDTMPSLAFDHEEILADYFKEKKAE; this is translated from the coding sequence ATGGCCGCAAAGACCGCGAAAACCTGCCCCTCCTGCGGGCACGTCGAGGAGTGCTGGCGCAACCCCGTCCCCACGGTGGACATTATCATCGAACTGGAAGAAGGGATCGTCCTGATCCGGCGGAAGAACCCGCCTCCCGGCTGGGCTCTCCCCGGAGGATTCGTGGACTACGGCGAGTCGCTGGAGGAGGCGGCCGTCCGGGAGGCCCGGGAAGAAACGGGACTGCAAGTCACCCTGCTCCGCCAACTCCACACCTACTCGAGGCCGGACCGGGATCCCAGGCAGCACACGATCACAACCGTCTATGTCGGCCGCGCGTCCGGGAAACCGGCGGCCGGCGACGACGCGGGAGAGATCGGCGTCTTCACGCGCGATACCATGCCATCCCTGGCGTTCGACCACGAGGAAATCCTCGCCGACTATTTCAAGGAAAAGAAAGCAGAGTAA
- a CDS encoding acyl-CoA dehydrogenase family protein — MALDFSFTEEQRMLEDQVYRWAMTWLEPQMEHMYEVDEMPPTIFKELGNLGVNGIVFPEKYGGAALGYVETLLVYETIARVSNALSMTVGASQTLCFDNFRRNASEAQREYVLPKACTGEWIGCLGITEPNAGSDAMSMATKAEKKGDKYIINGSKIFITNGPVAQFMVFYAKTNPAAGPKGISAFCFEFDKVKGCKREKIKKWGMRTSPTALITFEDMELPESALIGGENKGVAILTSGLCTERITLSGCTLGGQRTCLELCLKYAKERVQFGKPIASFQTIQEKLANMYCGYKAGKWLAYSAAAYCDTLENKSGGKGTDLDRMAAASLLYTGEMGTKIGLDAIQIHGGYGYCTEYAISRHFLDQKLWEIGAGTSEIRRMIIARELMRDDFKSGL, encoded by the coding sequence ATGGCGTTAGATTTTTCATTTACCGAAGAACAAAGGATGCTGGAGGATCAGGTTTACCGCTGGGCCATGACCTGGCTGGAGCCGCAGATGGAGCACATGTACGAGGTGGACGAGATGCCCCCCACGATCTTCAAGGAGCTGGGCAACCTCGGCGTGAACGGAATCGTCTTCCCGGAAAAGTACGGCGGAGCCGCCCTCGGTTACGTGGAAACCCTGCTTGTGTATGAAACCATCGCCCGCGTCAGCAACGCCCTCTCCATGACGGTCGGCGCCAGCCAGACCCTCTGCTTCGACAACTTCCGCCGGAACGCCTCGGAAGCACAGAGAGAATATGTCCTCCCCAAGGCCTGTACGGGTGAGTGGATCGGCTGCCTCGGCATCACCGAGCCCAACGCCGGGTCTGACGCCATGTCCATGGCCACCAAGGCCGAGAAGAAGGGCGACAAGTACATCATCAACGGCTCCAAGATCTTCATCACGAACGGCCCCGTCGCCCAGTTCATGGTTTTCTACGCCAAGACCAATCCCGCTGCCGGCCCCAAGGGCATCAGCGCTTTCTGCTTCGAGTTCGACAAGGTCAAGGGCTGCAAGCGCGAGAAGATCAAGAAGTGGGGCATGAGGACCTCCCCCACGGCCCTGATCACCTTCGAGGACATGGAACTTCCGGAGTCCGCCCTGATCGGCGGCGAGAACAAGGGCGTCGCGATCCTCACGAGCGGCCTCTGCACCGAGCGCATCACGCTGTCGGGCTGCACCCTGGGCGGCCAGAGGACCTGCCTCGAGCTCTGCCTGAAGTATGCGAAGGAAAGAGTGCAGTTCGGCAAGCCCATCGCCTCCTTCCAGACGATCCAGGAAAAGCTGGCGAACATGTACTGCGGCTACAAAGCCGGCAAGTGGCTGGCCTACAGCGCCGCGGCCTACTGCGACACGCTGGAAAACAAGTCCGGCGGCAAGGGAACGGACCTCGACCGGATGGCCGCGGCCTCCCTGCTGTACACGGGCGAGATGGGAACCAAGATCGGTCTCGACGCGATCCAGATCCACGGCGGCTACGGCTACTGCACCGAGTACGCCATTTCCCGTCATTTCCTGGATCAGAAACTGTGGGAGATCGGCGCCGGCACGTCGGAAATCCGCCGCATGATCATCGCCCGCGAGCTGATGCGCGACGACTTCAAGAGCGGTCTGTAA
- a CDS encoding AAA family ATPase: MTMREEQIREKLLGTLAGEAEGLLEAGRFGAVFAHAGIGKTALMVQLAIRAMLQGKNVLHVSLHDPVQKVALWYEELFQDAARRQGMAGMQRLWESLVPHRFIMTFRVDGFTVPRLAERLEDLAAQGIFRPEVVIIDGFPFEETSREALADLKNMAGLGGFYGWFTVHTHRYETPEADGIPQRLRPVSSLFDVILEMTPEKGRIRIRSLKGGGLTSEGGSLLLDPATMLVRAEVAGS; this comes from the coding sequence ATGACGATGCGGGAAGAGCAGATTCGGGAGAAGCTCCTGGGCACCCTGGCGGGGGAAGCCGAAGGCCTGCTGGAGGCGGGCCGGTTCGGAGCCGTTTTCGCCCATGCAGGGATCGGGAAGACAGCCCTGATGGTTCAGCTGGCGATCCGGGCAATGCTGCAGGGAAAGAATGTCCTGCATGTGAGTCTGCATGACCCTGTTCAGAAAGTGGCTCTCTGGTACGAGGAGCTGTTTCAGGATGCCGCGAGAAGGCAGGGGATGGCGGGAATGCAGCGCCTTTGGGAATCCCTTGTCCCCCACCGCTTCATCATGACGTTCCGCGTCGACGGATTCACCGTTCCCCGCCTGGCGGAGCGCCTGGAAGACCTGGCCGCCCAGGGAATCTTCCGGCCGGAAGTGGTGATCATCGACGGCTTTCCGTTTGAAGAGACCAGCCGTGAGGCCTTGGCCGACCTGAAGAACATGGCCGGCCTGGGCGGTTTTTACGGGTGGTTCACCGTTCACACACACCGCTACGAGACCCCGGAGGCCGATGGAATTCCCCAGCGGCTGAGACCGGTTTCCAGCCTTTTCGACGTGATCCTGGAAATGACGCCCGAAAAGGGGAGAATCCGCATCCGTTCTCTGAAAGGCGGCGGATTGACGTCCGAGGGGGGATCGTTGCTCCTCGACCCGGCGACCATGCTCGTCCGGGCGGAGGTTGCCGGGAGCTGA
- the recJ gene encoding single-stranded-DNA-specific exonuclease RecJ — MQPKSLPITRWRLSEVDSAIQEKLSSEFGLSPIVSQILTSRDILEIDDARRFLSPSLTDLHNPYLMKDMRKGVNRLVKGIRNRESIVIYGDYDADGITSVVILLKFLRRIDPSVSYHIPDRIGEGYSLNRTAIDRFKAQGISLIVTVDCGISDADEVAYAKGLGIDTIILDHHEVPPSLPNAAAVINPHRTDCPFPFKDMAAVGIAFNFLIALRGVLREEGFWNSSTYPNLRQYLDLVALGTIGDISPLIDENRILAKIGLDLITEGRSAGIRALKEVCGIDSQLIDSTKASYNLIPRINAAGRIASPRDAVNLLMTEDMETALTLARQLDVYNRRRQDIEREILGEILKEIEDTMDPKNSRSLVFASSRWHPGVIGIVASRLVDRYYRPAILISLKDGIGKGSGRSIADFDIYRGLQRCDSLLLSYGGHRFAAGISIREEHIPDFRTLLESVIQEETQASDMVSQTVIDAECRLQDITHNLLSQIETLAPYGARNPEPILCVRNVNVLSPSVVGNNHLRMRISSSGTNCNSIWFSKGHYLETITGLPVDIAFTPQINTWGGISDIQLKMHDVAITSSN, encoded by the coding sequence ATGCAGCCAAAGAGCCTCCCGATAACCCGCTGGCGCCTCTCCGAAGTGGATTCCGCCATTCAGGAAAAACTGTCCTCGGAATTCGGCCTCTCTCCCATCGTTTCCCAGATCCTCACCAGCAGGGATATCCTGGAGATCGACGACGCAAGGCGCTTTCTCTCCCCTTCCCTGACGGACCTCCACAACCCCTACCTGATGAAGGACATGAGAAAGGGCGTGAACCGCCTGGTCAAGGGGATCCGCAACCGGGAGAGCATCGTCATCTACGGCGACTATGACGCGGACGGGATTACCTCGGTGGTGATCCTTCTGAAATTCCTCCGTCGCATCGATCCTTCCGTTTCCTATCATATCCCCGACCGGATCGGGGAGGGGTACAGCCTCAACCGGACCGCCATCGACCGGTTCAAAGCGCAGGGAATCAGCCTGATCGTAACGGTCGACTGCGGCATTTCCGATGCCGATGAAGTCGCCTATGCGAAAGGCCTCGGGATCGACACGATCATCCTGGACCACCACGAGGTCCCCCCCAGCCTTCCCAATGCCGCCGCCGTCATCAATCCCCACCGCACGGACTGTCCCTTTCCCTTCAAGGACATGGCCGCAGTGGGGATCGCCTTCAATTTCCTCATCGCCCTCCGGGGGGTCCTGCGGGAGGAAGGTTTCTGGAACAGCAGCACCTATCCCAACCTCCGGCAATACCTGGACCTGGTGGCGCTCGGAACGATCGGCGACATATCCCCCCTGATCGACGAGAATCGCATCCTTGCCAAAATCGGCCTCGACCTGATCACGGAGGGGCGGTCTGCCGGCATCCGTGCGCTCAAGGAGGTCTGCGGCATCGACAGCCAGTTGATCGACTCCACGAAGGCCTCCTACAACCTGATTCCCCGCATCAACGCCGCCGGCCGCATCGCATCCCCCCGGGACGCGGTGAATCTGCTGATGACGGAAGACATGGAGACGGCCCTCACCCTGGCCCGGCAGTTGGATGTCTACAACCGGCGGCGGCAGGACATCGAGCGGGAAATCCTGGGCGAAATCCTCAAGGAAATCGAAGACACCATGGATCCGAAGAATTCCCGGTCCCTGGTGTTCGCCTCGTCCCGCTGGCATCCCGGCGTCATCGGGATCGTGGCCTCCCGGCTGGTCGATCGCTACTATCGGCCCGCCATCCTGATCAGCCTCAAGGACGGGATCGGCAAGGGATCGGGCCGCAGCATCGCCGATTTCGATATCTACCGCGGTCTCCAGCGCTGCGATTCCCTGCTCCTTTCCTATGGCGGCCACCGATTCGCCGCGGGCATCTCCATCCGGGAAGAGCATATTCCCGATTTCAGAACCCTCCTCGAATCGGTGATTCAGGAAGAGACCCAGGCATCCGACATGGTATCCCAGACGGTCATCGACGCGGAATGCCGCCTCCAGGACATCACGCACAACCTCCTCTCCCAGATCGAAACGCTGGCTCCGTACGGCGCCCGCAATCCCGAACCCATCCTCTGCGTGCGCAACGTCAACGTCCTGTCCCCGTCCGTCGTCGGCAATAACCATTTGCGGATGCGGATCAGCAGCAGCGGAACGAACTGCAACTCCATCTGGTTCAGCAAAGGGCATTACCTGGAAACCATCACCGGGCTTCCCGTGGACATCGCCTTCACCCCCCAGATCAACACCTGGGGCGGCATCTCCGACATTCAGCTCAAGATGCACGATGTGGCGATCACGTCGTCGAACTGA
- a CDS encoding acetyl-CoA hydrolase/transferase C-terminal domain-containing protein, with protein sequence MTTPVQQKIRDKKRTPEQIADMVQSGDWINHGSTGGDSTVCTEAVARRLGPGSGQLRNIEFWMYAMFYPHPELQQIDPHQEYHTIHEFFFFPWNRKARDTHNVTDWAQWGWAYGMHAHHYRFACSEKEQRGMDWWFNAVTVPDERGYFNMSYGTNNCNIFRQTAKKIVFEVRPDYPWAESGRFNTIHIDEIDYWVEVDCERYRWPQVNERAIRPSPVEQQIAKNVMQIMRDRDVIQLGIGSLPSACVAALADAGFRDLGIHTEMLNFGLMRLIESGQVTNAYKTLDRGKSVWTFAFPVDVKWYYETIHRNQALAAYDIDYTNNLNVLTRIDNMISINNCVAVDLLGQISTGFYEKRPISSSGGFFQFHVFAAQSRGGRGVAAMTSRSKHGTSRIVPFLPEGSTVDVPAQFTNYVCTEFGMVNLRGLSGYERASAIISIAHPDDREWLEREARENGLLPPKFPVSMMPAEGGGRRYPSCEERRNYKVSMGSTVWGYDWDQGYQTGK encoded by the coding sequence ATGACTACGCCGGTGCAGCAGAAGATCCGGGACAAGAAACGGACACCGGAACAGATCGCCGACATGGTCCAGTCGGGCGACTGGATCAATCACGGAAGTACCGGCGGGGATTCCACGGTCTGCACGGAGGCGGTAGCCAGGAGGCTGGGTCCCGGCTCCGGCCAGTTGCGGAATATCGAGTTTTGGATGTACGCGATGTTCTATCCTCATCCGGAACTCCAACAGATCGATCCCCACCAGGAATATCACACCATTCACGAGTTCTTCTTCTTCCCCTGGAACCGCAAGGCCCGCGACACCCACAACGTCACTGACTGGGCTCAGTGGGGATGGGCTTACGGCATGCACGCCCACCACTACCGGTTCGCCTGCAGCGAGAAAGAACAGCGCGGGATGGACTGGTGGTTCAACGCCGTCACGGTTCCCGACGAACGTGGCTATTTCAACATGTCCTACGGGACGAACAACTGCAATATCTTCCGGCAAACGGCGAAGAAGATTGTCTTCGAGGTCCGCCCCGACTACCCCTGGGCGGAGAGCGGCCGTTTCAATACGATTCATATCGACGAGATCGACTACTGGGTCGAGGTGGACTGCGAGCGCTACCGGTGGCCCCAGGTAAACGAGCGAGCAATCCGTCCAAGCCCCGTGGAGCAGCAGATTGCGAAAAACGTCATGCAGATCATGCGGGACCGGGACGTGATCCAGCTGGGTATCGGCTCGCTGCCCTCGGCCTGCGTCGCCGCGCTGGCAGATGCGGGCTTCCGGGATCTCGGTATCCACACGGAAATGCTGAACTTCGGCCTCATGAGGCTGATCGAGTCCGGCCAGGTCACAAACGCCTACAAGACACTGGATCGTGGAAAGAGTGTCTGGACATTTGCATTCCCCGTGGACGTGAAGTGGTATTACGAAACCATCCACCGTAACCAGGCCCTGGCGGCCTACGACATCGACTACACGAACAACCTGAATGTCCTGACCCGGATCGACAATATGATCTCCATCAACAACTGCGTAGCCGTCGACCTCCTGGGCCAGATTTCCACGGGGTTCTATGAGAAGCGACCCATCTCCTCGTCCGGCGGATTTTTCCAGTTTCATGTCTTCGCCGCCCAGTCCAGGGGCGGCCGCGGCGTGGCAGCCATGACTTCCCGAAGCAAGCATGGCACCTCCCGGATCGTTCCGTTCCTTCCGGAGGGCTCGACGGTGGACGTGCCGGCCCAGTTCACCAACTACGTCTGCACCGAGTTCGGAATGGTCAACCTCCGAGGACTGAGTGGCTACGAGCGAGCATCGGCGATCATCTCCATCGCCCACCCGGATGACCGGGAATGGCTGGAGAGGGAGGCCCGTGAGAATGGCCTCCTGCCGCCGAAGTTCCCTGTCTCCATGATGCCGGCGGAGGGAGGTGGACGCCGGTATCCGTCATGCGAGGAGCGCCGGAATTACAAGGTATCCATGGGCAGCACCGTCTGGGGGTACGACTGGGACCAAGGGTACCAGACCGGAAAGTAA
- a CDS encoding CoA pyrophosphatase: protein MKTLAKQYSLHPVQDLPSRITESLGVTSIDYAERYAAIRAGRKEGAQAAGVLLLLRMDGDIPYLQLIKRSATVAQPGDLSCPGGMLHGAVDVAFRHLLCSCSMPVIQGRPRELSRLRGHREHRLICLFLANAIRETWEEVGLNPLRIRFLGPLPTYSLILFRRTIFPLMGMVHAPWAFRPNREVARVVEIPLDSFFMEESYGRYIVTYTEVSGSKDEVCQDFPCLIHREADGTTEILWGATFYIIMKMLKIVFDFDLPDWQKGQPIERSLRADYLTGQRVAGRIPAAD from the coding sequence ATGAAAACGCTGGCAAAACAATATTCCCTGCATCCCGTCCAGGATCTGCCATCCCGCATCACAGAAAGCCTGGGCGTGACATCCATCGATTATGCCGAGCGCTATGCCGCCATCCGGGCCGGCCGGAAGGAGGGGGCGCAGGCCGCAGGGGTCCTCCTCCTGCTCCGGATGGATGGAGACATTCCATACCTGCAGCTCATCAAACGCTCCGCCACAGTGGCCCAGCCCGGCGACCTGAGCTGTCCGGGAGGGATGCTTCACGGGGCCGTAGATGTCGCATTCCGGCACCTTCTGTGTTCCTGCTCCATGCCCGTCATTCAGGGACGTCCCCGGGAACTGTCCCGTCTCCGGGGCCACCGGGAGCACCGGTTGATCTGCCTCTTCCTGGCGAACGCCATCCGAGAAACCTGGGAGGAAGTCGGTCTGAATCCTCTCCGGATCCGTTTTCTCGGCCCCCTTCCCACCTATTCCCTCATCCTGTTCCGAAGGACGATTTTCCCTCTGATGGGGATGGTTCACGCGCCATGGGCATTCCGGCCCAACCGCGAGGTGGCCCGGGTGGTCGAGATTCCCCTGGATTCTTTCTTTATGGAGGAGAGTTACGGGCGCTACATCGTGACCTATACGGAGGTCTCGGGCTCGAAGGACGAGGTCTGCCAGGACTTTCCATGCCTGATCCACCGTGAAGCCGACGGAACCACGGAAATCCTCTGGGGAGCGACTTTTTACATCATCATGAAGATGCTGAAGATCGTCTTCGATTTCGATCTGCCGGACTGGCAGAAAGGGCAACCCATCGAACGCAGCCTCCGGGCGGATTACCTGACGGGACAGCGCGTTGCGGGAAGAATTCCCGCTGCGGACTGA
- a CDS encoding acetyl-CoA hydrolase/transferase C-terminal domain-containing protein, which yields MSYAEEYRKKLVSPEDAVKVVKSGDWIDYGFGHTKPIALDKALAARKDELKNINIRHTLSLTPQACVEADPEGEVFTYQDWHFSGYSRKLHDKGRCYYHPMIFRNQPLFYKKSIKSVDVAMLRVTKMNKDGYFNTHMGNAAVRAAMDVAKKIIVEVNPLLPWAMGGRDEVVHISEVDYVVEHESKVEAIPPAAPTEIDVKIASHIVPMIPNGACIQLGIGGLPNYIGTQLAESDIKDLGCHTEMLVDAYYHMYQAGKLTNKKKGVDKKKSAYAFAAGSQFLYDWIDLNPSLASYPVSYTNAPHVMCQHDNMVSINACVEVDLFGQVSSESSGPRHISGTGGQLDFATGAYMSDGGMSFICCNASYKDKKTGETKSRIVPTLPAGSIVTVPRTQAHMIVTEYGVADLAGKSTWQRAEALINIAHPDLRDGLIKEAEKMNIWRKNGNGNGKG from the coding sequence ATGTCGTACGCAGAGGAGTATCGGAAGAAACTCGTTAGCCCGGAAGATGCTGTGAAAGTGGTCAAGAGCGGAGACTGGATTGACTATGGGTTCGGCCACACCAAGCCGATCGCCTTGGACAAGGCCCTTGCCGCACGCAAGGATGAACTCAAAAACATCAACATTCGGCACACATTGAGCCTGACACCCCAAGCGTGCGTCGAAGCCGACCCCGAAGGAGAAGTCTTTACCTACCAGGACTGGCATTTCTCCGGCTATTCACGCAAGCTTCACGATAAAGGCCGGTGCTATTACCACCCCATGATTTTCCGCAATCAGCCCCTCTTCTACAAGAAGAGCATCAAGTCCGTCGACGTTGCCATGCTCCGCGTGACCAAGATGAACAAAGACGGCTATTTCAACACGCACATGGGCAACGCGGCCGTGCGCGCGGCCATGGACGTCGCCAAGAAGATCATCGTCGAAGTAAACCCGCTTCTCCCCTGGGCCATGGGCGGACGCGACGAGGTCGTGCACATCTCCGAGGTCGACTATGTCGTTGAGCACGAATCGAAGGTCGAGGCGATCCCCCCGGCAGCCCCCACCGAGATCGATGTGAAGATCGCCAGCCACATCGTTCCCATGATTCCCAACGGCGCCTGCATCCAGCTTGGTATCGGCGGTCTTCCCAACTACATCGGGACACAGCTGGCCGAATCGGACATCAAGGACCTGGGATGCCACACGGAAATGCTGGTGGATGCATACTATCACATGTACCAGGCCGGCAAACTGACCAACAAGAAGAAGGGCGTGGACAAGAAGAAGAGCGCTTATGCGTTTGCCGCGGGCAGCCAGTTCCTCTACGACTGGATCGACCTGAACCCCTCGCTGGCGTCCTATCCCGTCTCCTACACCAACGCCCCTCACGTCATGTGCCAGCACGACAATATGGTTTCCATCAACGCCTGCGTGGAAGTCGATCTCTTCGGGCAGGTGTCGTCCGAGTCATCGGGACCGAGACACATCAGCGGCACCGGCGGACAGCTTGATTTCGCCACGGGCGCCTACATGTCCGACGGCGGCATGTCCTTCATCTGCTGCAACGCATCCTACAAGGACAAGAAGACGGGGGAGACCAAGTCCCGGATCGTCCCCACCCTGCCCGCCGGATCGATCGTAACGGTCCCGCGAACCCAGGCCCACATGATCGTTACGGAATACGGCGTTGCCGACCTGGCCGGAAAATCCACCTGGCAGAGAGCCGAAGCCCTGATCAACATCGCCCATCCGGATCTGCGGGACGGCCTGATCAAAGAAGCGGAAAAAATGAACATCTGGCGAAAGAACGGAAACGGAAACGGAAAGGGTTGA